cccgtttgtcaaaattgcacattttcattaaaaagtgTAATATAAAGTACATAAAAACTAGTTCAAATGAGAAATTGTTTATGTTAACAGTTTGAAATCTCTCCTGctttatgaatttatataaattatacgTACAAAAGAGAAAATACCAGCACGGGTTACTGCCCTTCacagcattttaaaaatatagataattggtttatttacaaaaaatatatactttatcAGTATCATTTACTTTACTTTCCATCATGCACAGAGTTTAATGAATTCAAAGactttgcaaaaaaaaattctcctcTGACCTCACATAAGGATAGAGTTACCTTAATACTATGGGTATTTTGACAGCCACACGAGCTTGAATGAGATAGATTACCAACTAGGATTAATACTAGGGGCGTCCACTAATTAAATCGAGATAAACCACTGCAGgttgcattttgacagccagtGCCCTCCATAGCTTGAATAATTTCGCTTACTAACTAGGATGTACtgcaaaaataatgataaattgaATGATTacgaagtgaattttacaactaCAAAGTTCAAAATCCACCATGGTGGTTTTAACAAATATTCGATATGCATCAGCAGATCATATCTGGCTAAGGCATCAGGAACTTCCTTGCCAATGCCCATCCTGTATAAATGAGATATTTGAACTCGTAAATTCAAGTGATAAAAAGTTTCAGAACGTGTAAAGTTAGAAACAAAACACGATAATGATTGCAAATTGgaaaaaaatacaaaagttAAAAGTATTGATGACATTTTAAGAATTCCTGAACACATCTTTCAGAATGACATAAActatcaatacaaattataaTACTATTACAGTTTGTTTGGTCTCCTTTGTCTATTTCGTGAATGTAAATGGTAATTACAATCAGTTATATCTTAATTATCTTGTAGTTGTTCAGGGAACAATAAAATCATGTTCGTCAACGTTGTCCGTGGAACCAAAGCAAATGTCCCAAAGCAAACTACAGTCATCCTCCtcctcatcatcatcatcatcatcctcATCTCGTTTTTCTCTGTTTTGACCCTCGTGGGCATAACTGCAAAAATAAAAAGTCCTCTCCCATACCCCACTCTTTTGTAGCATTCAACATGTTGTAGAGAATAATAAAGGTATCAGAAACTAAGGAGAGAGTCTGCTCTCTCGTGATTTACTGCATCTtggctagccaagggttttcgggggagcggagtggaccgaaaaccgtTGGCTAGCCAAGATGGAATTATTAGTATCGCAGAAAGTCGATTATTAAATACAGCTGTAAATAATTTTTCACCTATAATGTTTACTTCGCTGCCCTTGAAGTCGCTCCGACAGAAAGTATGGGATTCACTCTAAAGTCATCAAATACCAGAAAATGCAATACGgatttttagaaatattctaTAAAAGTTTTAGTCTATATTTTAGTCTATATTCCGAAGCTTACTATTTCATGCAACATAGTCGCCTATCAAATCCGAAACGGTAAAAGTTTTACTGAGTGAATAATTGCGATCCACATGTCATTGTCTGGCAAAAGGTGACACATTTTGTGCTTTTTCAAAGAGGTGAATCGAACAATTTACAATCCCCAGTaaacatgcattttaaaataaaactgagCAAAATTTGCTAATAATAAATATACCATTATTctgaatataatatctttgtttttcgCTTTTACTTGAATATCATACAGATATGATCTAGGAGATTATATTGAATTTTTGCCATAGTGTTTTGTGTACAAGCATGTCATTATTTAATCATCTTTGGAAAAAAACTATAAATCAAGCATTTCAAGAAGAAAATTTGGTCGCCTTCGCTCGCCCTaacatttatcaagatttaaagaaaatatctgCCGAAAGAGTTCGAATAGCAGGGTCAAACTGTTCGTTCTCATCTTAGCCTTAAACCGTTCCGTTCTCATTCCAAACCGTCCAGTCTTCATCTCTGTTCTCAATTAGAACAGTTCTGTTGAAACTATTCAGAGTTTCTGTACGTTTCTGTACAACGTTACAATTTATAATTATAGCCATCGTAAAATAGTAGGAGATACATTCACAAAATAGACAAAACAGGTCTCTTACATAATAGTGGGTGCGTGCTGAAAAGATCCATTTGCCCAAGCTAAGGGTTGCTGTAGAACACATCCTCCCGTTGGTTGATCAATCACCACTGGTGGATAAACCGTCGTTGGTGGATATACCCCAGCGAAAAGTCCTGAATTTGTCAAGGTCGATGAATGAGGGTTTATTTCATAAGGTGGCGGATTCTCTATGTATGATTCGGCTGGTGCTTGATTCATTCTTTTGTTGTATTCTTCCTCCCCCTTTCGTCTGTCAACATAAAACTTACATCTTAATCGTattcaatatttatatgaatatcgATTAAGCATGAGAGGACTCAGAAAGACGAGACGAATTTAATAAGATACTTACCAGATTGGTATCTCCCTCCAATGCAAACACAGTGTAATCTGATGCCTGTACTTCCTGTCATCATCAGCGAACGATTCACAAGTTTACAGtgaattatgaaaattttcagctcaaaacATTTACGTTATTATGGAATGATATAAGTTCGTAAAGCCAAtttcaattttcgtggattgcacttttttaaaatttattttttcagattcATTTCGTGGAAGTGTTAAAAAGTGAGATAACTCTTGCGTTTTGATTTCTGTATAAAGCGAGTTATCCTTCCTAACGCCAGACGGTTCAAATATGGTGTTCCGTCGCGAGTACAAAATAGTCCTTTGTAGTTTGAAATAAATTCGTCTAAAGGCAGaacaattttatttgaatatgaatttgtttCTCTTTGCTGTTCATATCCCAAGATGATGGCATCCATTACACGGCGATCAGAAACTTAAAACCTCACTGACAATACCTGAATTACCGGTCCTACGTGAATTTATTGTTTCCATGTGTAACGGGGAGACTGTGTGTGTTCTGGGACTGAAATTAGTCTAGCTTCTCGCAAAGCACAAGTTCTATCTTCTTTATCAAATCAACTATCAATAGTACTATGAGTCAGAAGGACTCATTATACTACATAAGTTACGG
This genomic window from Ostrea edulis chromosome 4, xbOstEdul1.1, whole genome shotgun sequence contains:
- the LOC125670694 gene encoding uncharacterized protein LOC125670694, whose product is MNQAPAESYIENPPPYEINPHSSTLTNSGLFAGVYPPTTVYPPVVIDQPTGGCVLQQPLAWANGSFQHAPTIIYAHEGQNREKRDEDDDDDDEEEDDCSLLWDICFGSTDNVDEHDFIVP